A genomic segment from Toxotes jaculatrix isolate fToxJac2 chromosome 6, fToxJac2.pri, whole genome shotgun sequence encodes:
- the odf3l2b gene encoding outer dense fiber protein 3-like protein 2b — protein MEKKYPAIAGREKGPGPGRYGLPPTIGFIGHDFTKPTSPAYSFHGRMSDNMYCVDSSPGPQYHVDAKITRFGKDGTPAYSMLGRMKAQKELFQTPGPGAYSPEKAPPCNLQRRPPSYTMGSRTQYRSIDSVPAPNKYCLPPLMGPHVPNKPASASYTISGAYSTGGPSVDLAKTPGPCRYNSTDPGVYLPRQPAFSMLGRHSLPRDATKKPGPGTYNPEKVTVHKARAPAFSLGIRHSEFVTPLVVNISD, from the exons ATGGAGAAGAAATATCCAGCAATcgcaggaagagaaaaag GGCCAGGTCCTGGTCGCTATGGGCTTCCTCCGACCATTGGATTTATTGGTCATGACTTCACCAAACCAACAAGTCCTGCCTATTCTTTCCATGGCAGGATGAGTGACAACA TGTATTGTGTTGACTCCAGTCCAGGGCCTCAGTACCATGTTGACGCAAAAATCACTCGCTTTGGAAAAGATGGCACGCCTGCATACTCAATGCTAGGTCGAATGAAAGCACAGA aGGAGCTATTCCAAACACCTGGACCAGGCGCATACAGCCCTGAGAAAGCCCCACCATGCAACCTTCAGCGCAGACCCCCATCCTACACAATGGGCTCTCGCACACAGTACCGCAGCATCGACTCAGTACCTGCTCCTAACAAGTACTGTCTCCCTCCACTCATGGGCCCTCATGTCCCAAACAAGCCAGCCAGTGCAAGCTACACAATATCAGGTGCTTACAGCACCGGGGGACCATCTGTGGATTTAGCCAAGACGCCAGGGCCTTGCAGGTACAACAGTACGGACCCAGGTGTATATTTACCCCGACAGCCAGCATTTTCCATGCTGGGACGACACAGCTTACCCAGAGATGCCACCAAGAAACCCGGTCCTGGAACTTACAATCCAGAGAAAGTAACGGTTCACAAGGCCCGAGCCCCTGCTTTCTCTCTGGGCATCAGACACTCAGAATTTGTCACCCCACTAGTTGTCAACATTTCTGACTGA
- the cks2 gene encoding cyclin-dependent kinases regulatory subunit 2, giving the protein MSKKQIYYSDKYSDEEFEYRHVVLPKQLSKLVPSSHLMTEEEWRGLGVQQSQGWIHYMVHKPEPHILLFRRPLPKD; this is encoded by the exons ATGTCCAAAAAACAGATTTACTATTCTGACAAGTACAGCGATGAGGAGTTCGAGTACAG GCATGTCGTGCTTCCAAAGCAGCTGTCTAAACTGGTGCCTTCCTCCCACCTGATGACAGAAGAGGAGTGGAGGGGATTGGGGGTGCAACAGAGCCAGGGCTGGATTCACTACATGGTCCACAAACCAG AGCCTCACATACTGCTTTTCAGAAGGCCTCTCCCAAAGGATTAA